One Terriglobales bacterium DNA segment encodes these proteins:
- the hoxU gene encoding bidirectional hydrogenase complex protein HoxU, which yields MAKKKVSIRIDGELISADEGQTILQAAKAEGKYIPTLCDLDGITPVGACRLCIVEVSGIDRLLPACTTPIQDGMSVTTNSPKLARYRRIAIELLLVERNHICSVCVSNGHCELQAMATSMGVATVRFAYNYPKLSLDASHPRFVLDHNRCILCTRCVRVCAELEGAHVWEMNSRGINARIVSELNSKWGDAHTCTNCGKCVQACPTGALSEKHKAVEEMVKRTDNLDQLVRRRKAVIA from the coding sequence TTGGCCAAGAAAAAAGTATCCATCCGAATCGACGGCGAATTGATCAGCGCCGATGAAGGTCAGACGATCCTTCAGGCAGCGAAGGCCGAAGGGAAATACATTCCGACGCTCTGCGACCTCGATGGCATCACGCCGGTTGGAGCGTGCCGCTTGTGCATTGTGGAGGTTTCGGGAATCGACCGGCTGTTACCCGCATGTACCACGCCGATCCAGGACGGAATGTCCGTGACGACGAACTCGCCGAAACTGGCCCGGTACCGGCGTATCGCGATCGAACTTCTGCTGGTGGAGAGAAACCACATCTGCTCAGTGTGTGTTTCGAATGGGCATTGCGAATTGCAGGCCATGGCGACTTCGATGGGCGTCGCGACTGTCCGGTTTGCGTACAACTACCCGAAACTGTCACTGGACGCGTCGCACCCGAGATTTGTACTCGATCACAACCGTTGCATCCTGTGTACCCGGTGCGTGCGCGTTTGTGCGGAACTCGAGGGCGCCCACGTTTGGGAGATGAACTCACGCGGCATCAATGCACGTATCGTCAGCGAGCTGAACAGCAAGTGGGGTGACGCACACACCTGTACAAACTGCGGCAAGTGCGTGCAGGCGTGCCCGACGGGCGCACTGTCCGAGAAACATAAAGCCGTAGAGGAGATGGTGAAGCGTACGGACAATCTGGATCAGCTGGTGCGCCGTAGAAAGGCGGTAATCGCATGA
- a CDS encoding Ni/Fe hydrogenase subunit alpha, translating into MATKRIVIEPVSRIEGHAKVAIQLDEKGAVAGTEFSVTQVRGFEKFTEGRPFYEMPGITSRICGICPISHALASSKACDSIMALRIPPAARKLRELVHCAQFVQSHALSFFYLAAPDFLLGMDSDPATRNVLGVVANHPDLARDGIELRKFGLHIIESLAGERVHPSWIVPGGVASPLSQQVRDRLFFDVPNMKAIVDRALKLFQAVVSDYQEEVEFFGSTPTMYAGLVNPYGNLELYDGALRFRSETGEVSHDQIPAEDYATWIGEASLRESYLKAPYFKPRGFPKGIYRVGPLGRLNVVERCGTPKADAELLTFRQRFGSPVHSAFLYHYARLIEIIYALEKIELLLNDPVILDPHVRATGGVNAPEGVGMIEAPRGTLIHHYKVNDEGVITWANLIVATGHNNLAIGKSVHQVAEHFVKGDKIEEGMLNRVSAVVRAYDPCLSCSTHANGQIAMHIKLLSPKGEVLDEVSND; encoded by the coding sequence ATGGCTACGAAACGAATCGTCATTGAACCCGTCAGCCGGATCGAAGGCCACGCGAAAGTGGCTATTCAACTCGATGAGAAGGGAGCCGTCGCGGGAACGGAGTTCAGCGTGACGCAGGTGCGGGGTTTTGAGAAGTTCACCGAGGGCCGTCCGTTTTACGAGATGCCGGGCATTACTTCGCGCATTTGTGGAATTTGCCCAATAAGCCATGCGCTCGCGTCCTCGAAGGCGTGCGACTCGATCATGGCGCTCCGTATTCCGCCAGCAGCGCGAAAGCTACGCGAACTGGTCCACTGCGCGCAGTTCGTTCAGTCACATGCGCTCAGTTTTTTCTATCTTGCAGCGCCTGATTTCCTGCTTGGTATGGATTCCGACCCAGCCACAAGAAATGTGCTAGGGGTTGTGGCAAATCATCCGGACCTCGCGCGAGATGGAATTGAACTGCGCAAATTCGGGCTGCACATCATCGAAAGCCTGGCTGGTGAGCGAGTACACCCATCGTGGATTGTGCCAGGGGGAGTCGCCAGCCCGCTATCGCAACAGGTCCGCGACCGTTTGTTCTTTGACGTACCCAACATGAAGGCGATCGTCGACCGGGCGTTGAAGCTTTTCCAGGCGGTGGTGAGTGACTACCAGGAAGAAGTAGAGTTCTTCGGCTCGACACCGACGATGTACGCCGGGTTGGTCAATCCTTATGGGAACCTTGAGTTGTATGACGGCGCTCTTCGTTTTCGCAGTGAGACGGGAGAAGTATCACATGACCAGATTCCGGCTGAGGATTATGCGACGTGGATCGGCGAGGCGAGTCTGCGAGAGTCGTATCTGAAGGCGCCATATTTCAAGCCGCGTGGGTTCCCGAAGGGCATTTACCGGGTGGGTCCGCTGGGACGCTTGAATGTGGTTGAGCGCTGCGGTACACCAAAGGCAGATGCCGAACTGCTGACGTTCCGCCAGCGCTTTGGCTCGCCTGTCCATAGCGCGTTCCTCTACCACTATGCGCGGTTGATCGAGATTATCTACGCCCTGGAAAAAATCGAACTGCTCTTGAATGATCCGGTGATTCTCGATCCGCATGTACGTGCGACTGGCGGCGTGAATGCACCGGAGGGTGTCGGGATGATCGAGGCTCCACGGGGAACGCTCATCCATCACTATAAGGTGAACGATGAGGGGGTGATCACCTGGGCGAACCTGATCGTTGCCACCGGACACAACAACCTGGCGATAGGGAAGAGCGTCCACCAGGTCGCGGAGCACTTCGTGAAAGGTGACAAGATCGAGGAAGGCATGCTGAACCGGGTCTCGGCAGTGGTGAGAGCCTACGACCCGTGCCTCAGTTGCTCAACGCATGCGAACGGTCAGATAGCGATGCACATCAAGTTACTATCACCCAAAGGTGAAGTACTGGATGAAGTGTCGAACGATTGA
- a CDS encoding NAD(P)H-dependent oxidoreductase subunit E yields the protein MPTVVQERRNLKEQAFIDEVIANKGSRPGALLGILEAVQEHNPHKYLPMETLRYIAYKTDIPLSHIYSVVTFYALFNLQPQGENSICICRGTACHTRGSRNLLQSVRLELGLGLENTSDSTEGDKMLMTTADKKFTVRTVACFGQCALAPVVEINHRICGHMNERTLQREIENIEREND from the coding sequence ATGCCTACCGTGGTGCAAGAGCGCCGAAATCTGAAAGAGCAGGCATTCATTGATGAGGTCATTGCCAATAAAGGCAGTCGCCCTGGAGCACTGTTGGGGATACTCGAAGCGGTGCAGGAACACAACCCGCACAAGTATCTTCCAATGGAAACGCTGCGCTACATCGCCTACAAGACCGACATTCCACTCTCGCACATATATAGCGTGGTGACGTTCTACGCGCTGTTTAACCTGCAACCGCAGGGCGAGAACTCGATTTGCATATGCCGCGGCACGGCGTGTCACACGCGTGGGTCAAGAAACCTGCTGCAGAGCGTAAGGCTTGAACTGGGGCTGGGACTCGAGAATACAAGCGATTCCACGGAAGGCGACAAGATGCTGATGACCACGGCGGACAAGAAGTTCACAGTGCGAACCGTGGCGTGCTTTGGCCAGTGCGCGCTGGCACCGGTGGTCGAGATTAATCACCGCATCTGCGGACACATGAATGAACGGACTCTACAGCGCGAGATCGAGAACATAGAGCGGGAGAATGACTGA
- a CDS encoding B12-binding domain-containing radical SAM protein, producing MTTSPSFPVHPKGTKARILLTSVFGPYARDDEYGSRFINPMELYHNQVTRAQGSFSLRMFHRSWGIMMIQRNISAPCTVLDFPTLEKFECELLENHYDVVGISSIIANVGKVREMCKRVRKIAPKATIIVGGHVAAIPGLSHMIDADHIVRGEGISWMRRYLGEDETAPVQHPAIVSGFKMRVMGIPIPERRGQTAATIIPSVGCPMGCNFCTTSAFFGGKGKAVHFMKTGERLFEVMEDMERKLGVSSFFMMDENFLLNRPRAMELLDRMRKGNKAWALYVFSSMNAIRQYTITELVELGISWVWMGLESPNSKYEKLKDADTIKTVKELRAHGIKLLGSTIVGLEHHTPENIRQEVEYAVSHGTDFHQFMLYTPVPGTPLFKQMSDEGRMLDGVDLADIHGQFKFNFKHSAISREQSKNFLDWAFKYDFDTNGPSVYRISRTMLEGWKRHKNDPDKRVRARFEDEVANLRTTYNAALWAMEKRLKNVNSAVSQKIRDLRKEVEGEFGFMSRLTRAVVGPVLLISSKLEDRRLAKGRTYEPPTFIERHHWTTV from the coding sequence GTGACAACATCGCCATCTTTCCCCGTTCATCCCAAAGGCACGAAAGCACGTATTCTTCTTACCTCCGTTTTTGGTCCCTACGCTCGCGACGATGAGTATGGCAGCCGCTTCATTAATCCGATGGAGCTCTACCACAACCAGGTGACGCGCGCGCAGGGCAGCTTCTCGTTGCGTATGTTCCACCGCTCGTGGGGCATCATGATGATCCAGCGCAACATCTCCGCGCCCTGCACGGTGCTGGACTTCCCTACCCTGGAAAAGTTCGAGTGCGAGTTGCTCGAAAATCACTACGACGTGGTTGGTATCTCTTCCATCATCGCGAACGTCGGAAAAGTTCGCGAGATGTGTAAGCGCGTGCGGAAGATTGCGCCGAAGGCCACGATCATAGTTGGCGGACACGTGGCGGCGATCCCCGGACTCAGCCACATGATCGACGCCGACCACATCGTGAGAGGCGAGGGCATTTCCTGGATGCGCCGTTATCTCGGCGAGGACGAGACCGCGCCGGTGCAGCATCCTGCCATAGTTTCGGGATTCAAGATGCGCGTGATGGGGATTCCAATTCCCGAACGGCGCGGCCAGACAGCGGCAACGATTATTCCTTCTGTCGGATGTCCGATGGGCTGCAATTTCTGCACCACGTCGGCGTTTTTCGGCGGCAAGGGTAAAGCCGTTCACTTCATGAAAACCGGCGAGCGGTTGTTCGAAGTAATGGAGGACATGGAGCGGAAACTCGGCGTGAGTTCGTTCTTCATGATGGACGAGAACTTTCTGCTGAACCGTCCGCGCGCGATGGAACTGCTCGACCGCATGCGTAAGGGCAATAAAGCGTGGGCGTTATATGTGTTCTCGTCGATGAACGCCATCAGGCAGTACACGATTACGGAGCTTGTTGAGCTTGGGATTTCGTGGGTATGGATGGGTCTGGAGTCCCCGAATTCTAAATATGAAAAGCTAAAAGACGCGGACACCATCAAGACAGTGAAGGAACTGCGTGCGCACGGAATCAAGCTGCTGGGGTCGACGATCGTCGGCCTGGAGCATCACACGCCGGAGAACATCCGACAGGAAGTGGAGTACGCCGTGAGCCACGGGACGGACTTCCACCAGTTCATGCTCTACACGCCGGTTCCGGGGACGCCGCTGTTCAAACAGATGTCCGACGAAGGGCGAATGCTAGACGGCGTGGACTTGGCCGATATCCACGGACAATTCAAGTTCAACTTCAAACATTCGGCGATCTCGCGCGAGCAGTCGAAGAACTTCCTCGACTGGGCGTTCAAGTACGACTTCGACACAAATGGACCAAGCGTGTACCGCATTTCGCGAACCATGCTCGAAGGATGGAAGCGGCACAAGAACGATCCGGACAAGCGCGTCAGGGCACGGTTTGAAGACGAAGTCGCGAACCTACGGACAACCTACAACGCGGCGCTGTGGGCGATGGAGAAGCGGTTGAAGAACGTGAATTCGGCGGTCAGCCAGAAGATTCGTGACCTCCGCAAGGAAGTGGAGGGTGAATTCGGATTCATGTCGCGGCTGACACGGGCGGTGGTAGGCCCGGTGCTGTTGATCTCGTCAAAGCTGGAAGACCGGCGATTGGCGAAGGGCCGCACGTACGAGCCCCCCACGTTCATCGAGCGGCATCACTGGACGACGGTCTAG
- a CDS encoding FAD-dependent oxidoreductase gives MGRIQDIGVFNEVREMGMARLVPAMPRITVGMGTCGRGNGAEGVYHAFTEEIERSGADIILAGVGCFGPCFQEPLVTIRMPGQPVLVLRRVQPNDVPRILHDLSTGLVSPDLIYCKIEEWEHITSIIRYGHGYPEVPNWFDVPFFKGQKKIVLRNCGFINPDDIEEYIAIGGYQALYKVLIEAKPEMVIEQLKASKLRGRGGAGFLTGNKWEFLAKAVADHKYIICNADEGDPGAYMNRNEIESDPHALLEGMIIGSYVMGATQGIIYVRAEYPLAVHRLNRAIEQAREYGMLGENILGRGFKFDIELVEGAGAFVCGEETALIASLEGQAGRPRPRPPFPAQKGLWGRPTNINNVETWYNIAPIVMKGPAWFTETGSPRSAGTKVFSLVGKVQNTGLVEMPLGTPLKTFVYDIGEGGPNGKQVKAIQTGGPSGGCIPHDMFDTAVDYESLGALGSIMGSGGMVVMDEDNCMVDVARYFIEFTHSESCGKCIPCRVGLNKCLRILNQITEGGGAPRHIDLLDELSRYIRDCSLCGLGQTAPNPVLTTLRHFRAEFEDHIVSRRCAAGVCEELALSPCENSCPLHMNIPRFLQLYKENRLEDAFEAVLLDNPLPASTGRVCQHPCDSRCRRQMLDESVNMREVHRFIADSILLSDDYKKAFARIAARKLPSTGRKIAVAGAGPAGLTAAFYLALLGHDVTIYDSMPEAGGMLRFALPQYRLPKEVLKREIELIEHLGVKFVFNTRVGFDVPLNDLDDRYDAVFISIGTWKESWVYQPGTELKGVYPALNFLEAVAKGDEVSIGKKVAVIGGGNAAIDSARTALRRGADVTVFYRRERKDMPAIEEETRAAREEGVKFVFLAAPHRVLGDQKGNIKSIEIVKTRLGEYDSSGRRKPINTNEIQRYDCDSVIYAVGETVDLDFARASGLSLKESGTIEVNRFTLETSRPRFYAGGDVITGASNVSNAMAYGKLAARNIDTQLMETSRWSELFPNVEYSMLPPEEPSQAHRHSGHHTAAPARATSEQEVVRCITQEEALEEACRCLRCDVEVVPAS, from the coding sequence ATGGGCCGCATTCAAGACATTGGCGTTTTCAACGAAGTGCGGGAAATGGGAATGGCACGACTGGTGCCGGCGATGCCGCGTATCACGGTGGGGATGGGAACCTGCGGCCGGGGCAATGGAGCGGAAGGTGTCTATCATGCGTTTACTGAGGAAATCGAGCGCAGCGGAGCCGACATCATCCTGGCCGGAGTGGGCTGCTTTGGTCCGTGCTTCCAGGAACCGCTGGTTACCATCCGCATGCCCGGACAGCCAGTGCTGGTTCTACGCAGGGTGCAGCCCAACGACGTCCCGCGAATCCTGCACGATCTTTCTACAGGGCTGGTGTCTCCCGACCTGATCTACTGCAAGATCGAAGAATGGGAGCACATCACATCAATCATCCGCTACGGGCATGGCTATCCCGAGGTGCCGAACTGGTTCGACGTGCCGTTCTTCAAAGGCCAGAAGAAGATCGTTCTGCGGAACTGCGGATTCATCAATCCGGACGATATTGAAGAGTACATTGCGATCGGTGGTTACCAGGCACTCTACAAAGTGCTGATTGAAGCCAAGCCGGAGATGGTGATCGAACAACTGAAGGCGTCGAAGTTGCGCGGCCGCGGCGGGGCAGGATTCCTCACCGGTAACAAGTGGGAGTTTCTTGCGAAGGCAGTAGCGGATCACAAGTACATCATCTGCAATGCCGACGAGGGCGATCCGGGCGCGTACATGAACCGGAACGAAATCGAGAGTGATCCACATGCGTTGCTGGAAGGCATGATCATCGGCAGCTACGTGATGGGCGCGACGCAGGGAATCATTTACGTTCGCGCGGAGTATCCACTTGCGGTTCACCGCCTGAATCGCGCGATCGAGCAGGCCCGCGAGTACGGAATGCTTGGTGAGAACATCCTTGGGCGTGGGTTCAAGTTCGACATCGAACTGGTGGAAGGCGCAGGCGCGTTTGTGTGTGGTGAAGAAACCGCACTGATCGCATCTCTCGAGGGGCAGGCGGGCAGGCCGCGTCCGCGTCCGCCGTTTCCAGCACAAAAGGGCCTGTGGGGACGCCCTACGAACATTAATAACGTTGAAACCTGGTACAACATTGCGCCGATCGTCATGAAGGGTCCGGCGTGGTTTACGGAGACGGGGAGCCCCCGTAGCGCAGGCACCAAGGTGTTTTCGCTCGTCGGAAAGGTTCAGAACACCGGGCTCGTGGAGATGCCCCTGGGCACTCCGCTTAAGACGTTTGTGTACGACATTGGCGAGGGCGGCCCGAACGGAAAGCAGGTAAAGGCGATTCAGACTGGCGGACCGTCAGGCGGATGTATCCCCCACGACATGTTTGACACGGCGGTGGACTACGAGTCGCTCGGCGCTCTGGGTTCGATCATGGGGTCGGGCGGCATGGTGGTGATGGACGAAGACAACTGCATGGTTGATGTCGCCCGTTACTTCATCGAGTTCACGCACTCGGAATCGTGCGGTAAATGCATTCCTTGCCGGGTGGGACTGAATAAGTGCTTGCGCATCCTGAACCAGATCACGGAGGGAGGAGGCGCACCGCGGCATATAGATTTGCTCGACGAACTCAGCCGTTACATCCGCGATTGTTCGCTGTGTGGATTAGGTCAAACGGCGCCCAATCCTGTGCTGACGACCCTGCGGCACTTCCGGGCGGAATTTGAGGACCACATTGTTTCTCGTCGCTGCGCCGCGGGTGTATGCGAAGAGCTTGCGCTTTCGCCGTGCGAGAACAGTTGTCCGCTGCACATGAACATTCCGCGTTTTCTGCAACTTTATAAAGAGAACCGCCTCGAAGATGCGTTTGAGGCCGTTCTTCTGGACAACCCGTTGCCGGCATCTACCGGGCGCGTGTGCCAGCATCCGTGCGACAGTCGCTGCCGGCGCCAGATGCTGGATGAATCAGTGAACATGCGAGAGGTGCATCGGTTCATTGCCGATTCCATCCTCTTGAGCGACGACTATAAGAAGGCGTTTGCGCGGATCGCGGCGCGGAAGCTGCCCTCGACCGGACGCAAAATTGCAGTTGCAGGTGCCGGTCCGGCCGGATTGACAGCGGCGTTCTACCTGGCGCTGCTCGGACACGACGTTACGATTTACGACTCAATGCCTGAAGCAGGTGGAATGCTTAGGTTCGCCTTGCCTCAGTACCGTCTGCCAAAAGAGGTGCTGAAGCGGGAGATCGAACTTATCGAGCATCTCGGGGTGAAGTTTGTCTTCAACACGCGCGTAGGTTTCGACGTTCCGCTGAACGACCTCGACGACCGGTACGACGCCGTTTTCATCTCGATCGGCACGTGGAAGGAGTCGTGGGTATACCAGCCGGGGACGGAATTGAAGGGCGTGTATCCCGCGCTTAATTTCCTTGAAGCAGTAGCGAAAGGTGACGAGGTGTCGATCGGCAAGAAGGTCGCCGTCATCGGCGGCGGCAACGCTGCGATCGACTCGGCACGTACGGCGCTGCGTCGCGGCGCCGACGTGACCGTCTTCTACCGCCGCGAACGCAAAGACATGCCGGCCATCGAAGAAGAGACACGGGCGGCGAGGGAGGAAGGCGTAAAGTTTGTCTTCCTGGCGGCGCCGCACCGCGTTCTTGGCGACCAGAAGGGGAATATCAAGAGTATCGAGATCGTGAAGACACGGCTCGGTGAATACGATTCATCCGGCCGCCGCAAGCCGATCAATACCAATGAGATTCAACGCTACGACTGCGACTCTGTGATCTATGCCGTGGGCGAGACAGTTGATCTTGATTTTGCGCGGGCGTCAGGACTGAGCCTGAAGGAGTCAGGAACGATTGAGGTGAACCGGTTCACCCTCGAGACAAGCCGTCCGCGCTTCTATGCGGGCGGTGACGTAATTACCGGAGCGTCAAACGTTTCGAACGCCATGGCTTACGGCAAGCTGGCAGCGCGGAATATCGATACTCAATTGATGGAAACCTCCCGCTGGAGCGAGTTGTTTCCGAATGTGGAGTACAGCATGCTGCCGCCCGAAGAGCCCAGCCAGGCACATCGTCATTCAGGACATCACACCGCTGCCCCAGCGCGCGCCACCTCGGAGCAGGAAGTGGTGCGGTGCATTACCCAGGAAGAGGCGCTCGAGGAAGCGTGCCGATGCCTGAGATGTGACGTGGAAGTGGTCCCAGCGAGTTAA